AACCAAGATCCCAGAGCTTGTAACTGAGATCCTGAAGCGTGTAACCGAGACCCCGGTGCTTGTAACCGAGATCCCGGAGCCTGCAACTGAGATCCCGGAGTCTGTTACCGAGATCCCAGTGCCTGTAACCGAGATCCTGGAGCGTGTAACCGAGATCGCGGAGCCTGTAACCGAGATCCTGCTGCCTGTAACCGAGATCCCGGAGCCTGTAACCGAGATCCTGCTGCCTTTAACCGAGATCCTGGAACCTGTAACCCAGATTCCGGAGCCTGTTACTGAGATCCCGGTGCCTGTAAccgagaccccggagcctgtaaCCAAGATGGCGGAGACTGTAACCGAGACCCTGGAGTCTGTAACCGAGATCCCTGAGCCTGTAACCAAGATCCCGGTGCCTGCAACCGAGACCCCGGAGCCTCTAAccgagaccccagagcctgtaaCCGTGATCCCGGAGCCTGTAACCGAGATCCCGGAGCCTGTAACCGAGACCCTGGAGCCTGTAACCGAGACCCCGGAGCTTGTAACCGAGATCCCGGAGCCTGTAACTGAGATCCTGGTGCCTGTAACCGAGATCCCGGAGCTTGTAATTGATCATCCTGGTGCCTGTAACCGCGATCCCAGTGCCTGTAACCGAGATCCTGGAGCCTGTAACCGAGATCCGGAGCCTGTAACCGAGATCGCGGAGCCTGTAACAGAGATCCCGGTGCCTGTAACCGAGATCCCGGAGCCTGTAACCGAGATCGCGGAGCCTGTAACCGAGATCCCGGAGCCTGTAACTGAGATCCTGGAGCATGTAACCGCGATCCCGGAGCCTGTAACCGAGATCGCGGAGCCTGTAACTGTGATCCCGAAGCCTGTAACTGAGATCCTGGAGCGTGTAACCAAGATCCCGGTGCCTGTAACCGAGATCCCGGATTGTGTAACCGAGATCCTGGAGCCTGTAACCGAGATCCCGGAGCGTGTAACCGAGATCCCGGAGCTTGTAACCGAGATCCTGGAGCCTGTAACCGAGATCGCGGAGAGTGTAACCGAGATCGCGGAGCCTGTAACCGAGATCCTGCTGCCTGTAACCGAGATCCCGGAGCCTGTAACTGAGATCGCGGAGCGTGTAACTTAGATCGCGGAGCCTGCAACCAAGATCCTGCTGCCTGTAACCGAGATCCCGGAGCCTGTAACCGAGATCCTGCTGCCTTTAACCGAGATCCTGGAGCCTGTAACTTAGATTCCGGAGACTGTAACCGAGACCCCGGAGCATGTAACCAAGATGGCGGAGCCTGTAACCGAGACCCTGGAGTCTGTAACCGAGATCCCAGATCGTGTAACCGTGATCCTGGAGCCTGTAACCGAGACCCCGGTGCTTGTAACCGAGATCCCGGAGCCTGCAACTGAGATCCCGGAGCCTGTTACCGAGATCCCAGTGCCTGTAACAGAGGTCCTGGAGCGTGTAACCGAGATCCCGTAGCCTGTAACCGAGATCGCGGAGCGTGTAACCGAGATCGCGGAGCCTGTAACCGAGATCCTGCTGCCTGTAACCGAGATCCCGGAGCCTGTAACCGCGATCCCGGAGCCTGTAACCGAGATCGTGGAGCGTGTAACCGAGATCGCGGAGCCTGTAACCGAGATCAGGGTGCCTGTAACCGAGACCCCGAAGCCTGTAACCAAGATGGCGGAGCCTGTAACCGAGACCCTGGAGTCTGTAACCGAGATACCTGAGCCTGTAACCAAGATCCCGGTGCCTGCAACCGAGACCCCGGAGCCTCTAACCGAGACCTCAGAGCCTGTAACCGTGATCCCGGAGCCTGTAACCGAGACCCTGGAGCCTGTAACCGAGACCCCGGAGCTTGTAACCGAGATCCTGGTGCCTGTAACCGAGATCCCGGAGCCTGTAATTGATCATCCTGGTGCCTGTAACCGCGATCCCGGAGCCTGTAACCGAGATCCCGGAGCCTGTAACCGAGATCCGGAGCCTGTAACCGAGATCGCGGAGCCTGTAACAGAGATCCCGGTGCCTGTAACCGAGATCCCGGAGCCTGTAACCGAGATCGCGGAGCCTGTAACTGTGATCCCGAAGCCTGTAACTGAGATCCTGGAGCGTATAACCAAGATCCCGGTGCCTGTAACCGAGATCCCGGAGCCTGTAACCGCGATCCCGGTGCCTGTAACTGAGATCCAGGAGCCTGTAACCGAGATCCCGGTGCCTGTAACTGAGATCGCGGAGCCTGTAACCGAGAACACGGAACCTGTAACTGAGATCCCGGAGCCTGTAACTGAGATCCTGGAGCCTGTAACCGTGATCCCGGAGCCTGTAACCGAGATCGCGGAGCCTGTAACCGTGATCCCGAAGCCTGTAACTGAGATCCCGGAGCGTGTAACCAAGATCCCGGTGCCTGTAACCGAGATCCCGGAGAGTGTAAccgagaccccggagcctgtaaccgagaccccggagcctgtaaCCAAGATCCTGGAGTGTGTAACCGAGATCCCAGATCGTGTAACCAAGATCCCGGAGCCTGTAACCGAGATCCCGGAGAGTGTAACCGAGATCCTGGAGCCTGTAACCGAGATCCCGGAGCCTGTAAccgagaccccggagcctgtaaCCGAGATCCTGGAGTATGTAACCGAGATCCCGGATCGTGTAACCGAGATCCTGGAGCCTGTAACCGAGATCCCGGAGCGTGTAACCGAGATCCCGGAGCTTGTAACCGAGATCCTGGAGCCTGTAACCGAGTTCGCGGAGCGTGTAACCGAGATCGCGGAGCCTGTAACCGAGATCCTGCTGCCTGTAACCGAGATCCCGGAGCCTGTAACCGAAATCCTGCTGCCTTTAACCGAGATCCTGGAGCCTGTAACTTAGATTCCGGAGCCTGTTACTGAGATCCCGGTGCCTGTAAccgagaccccggagcctgtaaCCAAGTTGGCGGAGCCTGTAACCGAGACCCTGGAGTCTGTAACCGATATCCCGGATCCTGTAACCGAGACCCCGGAACCTGTAACCGAGATCCTGGAGTGTGTAACCGAGATCCCAGATCGTGTAACCGTGATCCTGGAGCCTGTAACCGAGGTCCCGGAGCGTGTAACCAAGATCCCGGAGCCTGTAACTGAGATCCTGGAGCATGTAACCGCGATCCTGGAGCCTGTAACCGTGATCGCGGAGCCTGTAACTGTGATCCCGAAGACTGTAACTGAGATCCTGGAGCGTGTAACCAGGATCCCGGTGCCTGTAACCGAGATCGCGGAGCCTGTAACCGCGATCCCGGTGCCTGTAACCGAGATCCAGGAGCCTGTAACCGAGATCCCGGTGCCTGTAACCGAGATCGCGGAGCCTGTAACCGAGATCGCGGAGCCTGTAACCGAGATCCCGGAGTCTGTAACTGAGATCCTGGAGCCTGTAACCGTGATCCCGGAGCCTGTAACCGAGATCGCGGAGCCTGTAACCGTGATCCCAAAGCCTGTAACTGAGATCCCGGAGCGTGTAACCAAGATCCCGGTGCCTGTAACCGAGATCCTTGAGCCTGTAACCGACTTCGCGGAGCGTGTAACCGAGATCGCGGAGCCTGTAACCGAGATCCTGCTGCCTGTAACCGAGATCCCGGAGCCTGTAACCGAGATCCNNNNNNNNNNNNNNNNNNNNNNNNNNNNNNNNNNNNNNNNNNNNNNNNNNNNNNNNNNNNNNNNNNNNNNNNNNNNNNNNNNNNNNNNNNNNNNNNNNNNNNNNNNNNNNNNNNNNNNNNNNNNNNNNNNNNNNNNNNNNNNNNNNNNNNNNNNNNNNNNNNNNNNNNNNNNNNNNNNNNNNNNNNNNNNNNNNNNNNNNNNNNNNNNNNNNNNNNNNNNNNNNNNNNNNNNNNNNNNNNNNNNNNNNNNNNNNNNNNNNNNNNNNNNNNNNNNNNNNNNNNNNNNNNNNNNNNNNNNNNNNNNNNNNNNNNNNNNNNNNNNNNNNNNNNNNNNNNNNNNNNNNNNNNNNNNNNNNNNNNNNNNNNNNNNNNNNNNNNNNNNNNNNNNNNNNNNNNNNNNNNNNNNNNNNNNNNNNNNNNNNNNNNNNNNNNNNNNNNNNNNNNNNNNNNNNNNNNNNNNNNNNNNNNNNNNNNNNNNNNNNNNNNNNNNNNNNNNNNNNNNNNNNNNNNNNNNNNNNNNNNNNNNNNNNNNNNNNNNNNNNNNNNNNNNNNNNNNNNNNNNNNNNNNNNNNNNNNNNNNNNNNNNNNNNNNNNNNNNNNNNNNNNNNNNNNNNNNNNNNNNNNNNNNNNNNNNNNNNNNNNNNNNNNNNNNNNNNNNNNNNNNNNNNNNNNNNNNNNNNNNNNNNNNNNNNNNNNNNNNNNNNNNNNNNNNNNNNNNNNNNNNNNNNNNNNNNNNNNNNNNNNNNNNNNNNNNNNNNNNNNNNNNNNNNNNNNNNNNNNNNNNNNNNNNNNNNNNNNNNNNNNNNNNNNNNNNNNNNNNNNNNNNNNNNNNNNNNNNNNNNNNNNNNNNNNNNNNNNNNNNNNNNNNNNNNNNNNNNNNNNNNNNNNNNNNNNNNNNNNNNNNNNNNNNNNNNNNNNNNNNNNNNNNNNNNNNNNNNNNNNNNNNNNNNNNNNNNNNNNNNNNNNNNNNNNNNNNNNNNNNNNNNNNNNNNNNNNNNNNNNNNNNNNNNNNNNNNNNNNNNNNNNNNNNNNNNNNNNNNNNNNNNNNNNNNNNNNNNNNNNNNNNNNNNNNNNNNNNNNNNNNNNNNNNNNNNNNNNNNNNNNNNNNNNNNNNNNNNNNNNNNNNNNNNNNNNNNNNNNNNNNNNNNNNNNNNNNNNNNNNNNNNNNNNNNNNNNNNNNNNNNNNNNNNNNNNNNNNNNNNNNNNNNNNNNNNNNNNNNNNNNNNNNNNNNNNNNNNNNNNNNNNNNNNNNNNNNNNNNNNNNNNNNNNNNNNNNNNNNNNNNNNNNNNNNNNNNNNNNNNNNNNNNNNNNNNNNNNNNNNNNNNNNNNNNNNNNNNNNNNNNNNNNNNNNNNNNNNNNNNNNNNNNNNNNNNNNNNNNNNNNNNNNNNNNNNNNNNNNNNNNNNNNNNNNNNNNNNNNNNNNNNNNNNNNNNNNNNNNNNNNNNNNNNNNNNNNNNNNNNNNNNNNNNNNNNNNNNNNNNNNNNNNNNNNNNNNNNNNNNNNNNNNNNNNNNNNNNNNNNNNNNNNNNNNNNNNNNNNNNNNNNNNNNNNNNNNNNNNNNNNNNNNNNNNNNNNNNNNNNNNNNNNNNNNNNNNNNNNNNNNNNNNNNNNNNNNNNNNNNNNNNNNNNNNNNNNNNNNNNNNNNNNNNNNNNNNNNNNNNNNNNNNNNNNNNNNNNNNNNNNNNNNNNNNNNNNNNNNNNNNNNNNNNNNNNNNNNNNNNNNNNNNNNNNNNNNNNNNNNNNNNNNNNNNNNNNNNNNNNNNNNNNNNNNNNNNNNNNNNNNNNNNNNNNNNNNNNNNNNNNNNNNNNNNNNNNNNNNNNNNNNNNNNNNNNNNNNNNNNNNNNNNNNNNNNNNNNNNNNNNNNNNNNNNNNNNNNNNNNNNNNNNNNNNNNNNNNNNNNNNNNNNNNNNNNNNNNNNNNNNNNNNNNNNNNNNNNNNNNNNNNNNNNNNNNNNNNNNNNNNNNNNNNNNNNNNNNNNNNNNNNNNNNNNNNNNNNNNNNNNNNNNNNNNNNNNNNNNNNNNNNNNNNNNNNNNNNNNNNNNNNNNNNNNNNNNNNNNNNNNNNNNNNNNNNNNNNNNNNNNNNNNNNNNNNNNNNNNNNNNNNNNNNNNNNNNNNNNNNNNNNNNNNNNNNNNNNNNNNNNNNNNNNNNNNNNNNNNAACCGAGATCGCGGAGCCTGTAACCGAGATCCTGCTGCCTGTAACCGAGATCCCGGAGCCTGTAACCGCGATCCCGGAGCCTGTAACCGAGATCGTGGAGCATGTAATCGAGATCGCGGAGCCTGTAACCGAGATCCTGCTGCCTGTAACCGAGATCCCGGAGCCTGTAACCGAGGTCCTGCTGCCTCTAACCGAGATCCTGGAACCTGGAACCTAGATTCCGAAGCCTGTTACTGAGATCCCGGTGCCTGTAACCGAGATCGTGGAGCATGTAACCGAGATCGCGGAGCCTGTAACCGCGATCCCGGAGCCTGTAACCGAGATCGTGGAGCATGTAACCGAGATCGCGGAGCCTGTAACCGAGATCCCGGTGCCTGTAAccgagaccccggagcctgtaaCCAAGATGGCGGAGCCTGTAACCGAGACCCTGGAGTCTGTAACCGAGATCCCTGAGCCTGTAACCAAGATCCCGGTGCCTGCAACCGAGACCCCGGAGCCTCTAAccgagaccccagagcctgtaaCCATGATCCCGGAGCCTGTAACCGAGATCCCGGAGCCTGTAACCGAGACCCTGGAGCATGTAACCAAGATCCTGAAGCCTGTAACCGAGATCCCGGAGCCTGTAACTGAGATCCTGGTGCCAGTAACCGAGATCCCGGAGCCTGTAACCAAGATCCCGGAGCCTGTAACCGAGACCCTGGAGCCTGTAAccgagaccccggagcctgtaaCCGTGATCCTGGAGCCTGTAACCGAGATCCCGGAGCCTGTAACCAAGATCCCAGGGCCTGTAACCGAGACCCTGGAGCGTGTAACCGAGACCCCGGAGCTTGTAACTGAGATCCCGGAGCCTGTAACCGAGATCCGGGAGCCTGTAACCGAGATCGCGGAGCCTGTAACCGAGATCCTGGAGCCAGACAATGCCAAGCCGGTGGCTCGAGGAGCTGCAGAGTAAGAACAAGAAGAGGGGGCTAGATGGACTCTATTGCAATAACGTCTTACATTATATTTAATGTTTCAAGATGGCACCCAGAGTGTGGGAACACTTTGTCTGTAATGCTCGACACAAAACTCCTCCTACTGTATTTTgatatacatgtgacaataaatctaaatctaatcaaaAGCATCTGTGGCACTCACAGCAGCCAGGGAATGGGCAGCTTGGAGTTTAGTTACAGTCTCTCTATTTCATGGAATctaccagcaggaggcagtgtcgCTGGAACGGATCCTTTAAAAGAGCTACCCCAACTGGTCCTTCTGCCCTGCTTTATTTTGCCGTATCCCTTTCCCTCCTGAAGTTTTAGACTCTGAATAGAACCATACAGACGGCATGGGATAACCCTGACTATGGGAATATTGTGCATGGGAGGGCAAAGCATGAAGGCTTCACAGACACAATGCATCTCAGGGATTCACGCCTGTCATTCATTCACTCGTCTCTCATACGAGAGAAAACAAACTATAAAGAGTGGAAAAGAACTCACAGAGTGAGTGCAGAGGAGTATAATTGCAAAGTTTCCTGACCACTTGATTGGTTTTGATGTGAGGGATGGTGGCAAGAGTAGTTTAATGCAGTCAAAAATTGGCCCTTGGGTAACGTCAGGAGAAAAAGTCTGATTAATATGGAAAATCGTTCATTCACCAGCCACAAAGAATCAGTCAGACCTCTCAGGGTGGCATAGTGGTGTCAGATTTGAGCAAAATGTTTCTGGAACTGAGCAGCCCTGGATATGTTAAAACTGTTCCAGCTTGTAACACAAACCAGGAGCTTCCCAATCCTGCTGCTTCTTTCAAGAGAAGCTCATCAGGGCCTTTGGTGCTGAACTGCACTGAGTGTGGGCGATGGTCTGTCATTTACTCTGACGGGAGATGGGGAAGCCATTCTGCAGAAGCATCAGCGCAAGACAGTTTGTGCTTCTGTACTTCTAACCTGCTCACCTTCTTGAGGTTAACCAGTGATTATTACAGATCAGAGACAGCAGCCAGTGTGGCTTGCAGTCAAACGATCAGGTTGAATGTGTCTTCATGCCTGTGGATGCTCCGTTCTCTGTGCAATCTTGTACAGgcagatgtcatagagtcatagagtggtacagcacggaaacagacccttcgatccaacctgtccatgccgaccagatatcccaacccaatctagtcccacctgccagcacccggcccatatccctccaaacccttcctattcatatacccatccaaatgNNNNNNNNNNNNNNNNNNNNNNNNNNNNNNNNNNNNNNNNNNNNNNNNNNNNNNNNNNNNNNNNNNNNNctccagggaaaacagccccagcctgttcagcctctccctctagctcaaatcctccaaccctggcaacatccttgtaaatcttttctgaaccctttcaagtttcacaacatctttccgataggaaggagaccagaattgcacgcaatattccaacagtgcatTCTACATATTTGTTTATAATTAGGGCAAGGTGTTAGATCATAATCTCTTATCACCACTGATAAATACTTGATCAAATCCAACTTTCCCTGTGAAATGAATTTACAAGACAAAGTCCCTAAGCTTTAAACCTTTTGCAGCTTTTGCTGTGAAAGGCTCAGTCCTGTGAAAATTTGAACTTTAAATCAATTTCTGGCTGTAGGCAGGTTTTTAATCCAAGATCAGACCATTCCTGTTTTCCACCTCAATGGGAAAAATTCAGTCCCTCATTTTAAACTATTAAAACACACTGAGATTCAAGAATTGTCGTGTCCCTGTCAGTTAGCTGCACATCTTAGACAGACCGAATTATCTTCAAACAATGGATTTATAATTAACGTCGTCCTGCAAATAGGCTTATTTACAATACTTGTATGATTTTCCACATAGTCTTAGCTCAGATCTTCACCAGGATCTTCTGTTTCTCAACACTTTAGCTTCACTCACAGACACAAGCAAAtaaatacagagacatggctaaTTAATCAAACACAGATCAAATCAACCATTAAACATTGCAGAAACTTTCCAGAATTCAAACAAGCAAGATTTCACTTTCATTTCTGCTTTATTCATTTGAGGATCAACATGAGTATTCCAGAATCTCTGgatcatcctaaacctatgacctctcattctagatcgactcacatgaggaaacatcctctccacatctggTGCTATCACTATGGCTGGcctgggggctcagtggttagcactgctgtctcacagtaccagggacctgggctcgattccagccttgggtgactaccagtgtggatttcctcctggtATTCTAGTTTCCTCCCGCAGCCTGAAGATGCACAAGGTAAGTTGGTTGAccaagctaagttgcccatagtgtatgggttaggtggattagccattggaaatgcagggttgtagaAGGTGGGTCTGATGGGATGCgttttggaggggcagtgtggatttgatggatcgaatggcctgcttccacactgtagtgattctgtgaCCTAATTTTTCAATCCCTTTTAGCACCATATATATCTCAATTAGCTCTCCTCTCGTTCTTATAAAATCTTCTTTCTCTGGCATGAACTCTAAACAGCTTTTGAACAAG
The Chiloscyllium plagiosum isolate BGI_BamShark_2017 chromosome 28, ASM401019v2, whole genome shotgun sequence DNA segment above includes these coding regions:
- the LOC122564227 gene encoding calphotin-like, which gives rise to MAEPVTETLESVTEIPDRVTVILEPVTETPVLVTEIPEPATEIPEPVTEIPVPIAERVTEIAEPVTEILLPVTEIPEPVTAIPEPVTEIVERVTEIAEPVTEIRVPVTETPKPVTKMAEPVTETLESVTEIPEPVTKIPVPATETPEPLTETSEPVTVIPEPVTETLEPVTETPELVTEILVPVTEIPEPVIDHPGACNRDPGACNRDPGACNRDPEPVTEIAEPVTEIPVPVTEIPEPVTEIAEPVTVIPKPVTEILERITKIPVPVTEIPEPVTAIPVPVTEIQEPVTEIPVPVTEIAEPVTENTEPVTEIPEPVTEILEPVTVIPEPVTEIAEPVTVIPKPVTEIPERVTKIPVPVTEIPESVTETPEPVTETPEPVTKILECVTEIPDRVTKIPEPVTEIPESVTEILEPVTEIPEPVTETPEPVTEILEYVTEIPDRVTEILEPVTEIPERVTEIPELVTEILEPVTEFAERVTEIAEPVTEILLPVTEIPEPIPEPVTEIPVPVTETPEPVTKLAEPVTETLESVTDIPDPVTETPEPVTEILECVTEIPDRVTVILEPVTEVPERVTKIPEPVTEILEHVTAILEPVTVIAEPVTVIPKTVTEILERVTRIPVPVTEIAEPVTAIPVPVTEIQEPVTEIPVPVTEIAEPVTEIAEPVTEIPESVTEILEPVTVIPEPVTEIAEPVTVIPKPVTEIPERVTKIPVPVTEILEPVTDFAERVTEIAEPVTEILLPVTEIPEPIAEPVTEILLPVTEIPEPVTAIPEPVTEIVEHVIEIAEPVTEILLPVTEIPEPIPKPVTEIPVPVTEIVEHVTEIAEPVTAIPEPVTEIVEHVTEIAEPVTEIPVPVTETPEPVTKMAEPVTETLESVTEIPEPVTKIPVPATETPEPLTETPEPVTMIPEPVTEIPEPVTETLEHVTKILKPVTEIPEPVTEILVPVTEIPEPVTKIPEPVTETLEPVTETPEPVTVILEPVTEIPEPVTKIPGPVTETLERVTETPELVTEIPEPVTEIREPVTEIAEPVTEILEPDNAKPVARGAAE